A region of Candidatus Diapherotrites archaeon DNA encodes the following proteins:
- the ilvB gene encoding biosynthetic-type acetolactate synthase large subunit → MGEKISGAEATIRMLLKHGINLSWGITGGAIIPFFDSMLSHQKDFRHITTRHEQGAAHAAEGYARAVGKPGFCVATSGPGATNLVTGIADAYLDSVPIIAMAGQVSTNLIGNDAFQEADLMGITMPITKHNFQPRKAEEIPEVIEKAYRISMEGRPGPVYIDLPKDVQTQSLDSDLLKREYRLAHKKITLEGNPKQVARAAEELLKAERPVIILGGGAVHANAAREALELAELLNVPVATTLMAKGIFPETHPLSLGCLGMHGTKSANYAVINADVLVGIGNRFDDRITGNLATFGKQAKIIHIDIDPAEISKNVETFVPIVGDAKTVLKQLVLEIKKLRRSPKNAWFKKLEGFMKVEAKEDIVIGKDDPVIHPVQAMQVLDKVLAEDDIVVTGVGQHQMFGMHYLKRSKPRTFISSGGLGTMGFGLPAAMGAKVAKPDVNVFNLDGDGSFQMTVQELATMKLEGINTVSVILNNGTLGMVHQWLDLFYDSRQSQTHLRKCPDFVKLAEAYGLNGVRVERLSELEPALRQALKNDEATIIDVVVFNAHCLPMFPSGGNLTDFFGGTVSKSLEWFPGVVKGKDLGAKE, encoded by the coding sequence ATGGGCGAAAAGATTTCCGGCGCTGAAGCCACGATCAGGATGCTTTTGAAGCATGGCATAAACCTGAGCTGGGGCATTACCGGCGGCGCGATAATCCCGTTTTTTGATTCGATGCTTTCGCACCAGAAGGATTTCAGGCACATAACGACCAGGCACGAGCAGGGCGCTGCACATGCGGCGGAAGGGTATGCGCGGGCTGTCGGAAAGCCGGGTTTTTGCGTCGCAACCTCCGGTCCCGGGGCGACAAATCTTGTCACGGGCATAGCTGACGCTTACCTTGATTCCGTGCCGATAATTGCGATGGCCGGCCAGGTTTCAACCAACCTGATCGGGAATGATGCGTTCCAGGAAGCCGATTTGATGGGCATCACAATGCCTATCACAAAGCACAATTTCCAGCCGCGCAAGGCTGAGGAGATTCCTGAAGTCATTGAGAAGGCTTACAGGATTTCGATGGAAGGCAGGCCGGGGCCGGTTTACATCGATTTGCCAAAGGACGTGCAGACACAGTCGCTTGACTCAGATTTGCTTAAGCGCGAGTACAGGCTTGCGCACAAGAAGATAACCTTGGAAGGCAATCCAAAGCAGGTTGCTAGGGCCGCGGAAGAGCTTTTGAAGGCGGAGCGGCCGGTCATCATTCTTGGCGGCGGAGCAGTGCATGCTAATGCTGCAAGGGAAGCGCTTGAGCTAGCAGAGCTTTTGAACGTTCCGGTCGCGACAACGCTCATGGCGAAAGGCATTTTTCCTGAAACCCATCCATTGTCTTTGGGTTGCCTGGGGATGCATGGCACTAAGAGCGCGAATTACGCTGTCATAAACGCCGATGTCCTTGTCGGCATAGGCAACCGCTTTGACGACCGCATTACGGGAAACCTCGCAACCTTCGGCAAGCAGGCGAAAATAATCCACATCGACATCGACCCGGCCGAGATCTCCAAGAACGTGGAAACGTTTGTCCCGATTGTCGGCGACGCGAAAACCGTTTTGAAACAGCTTGTCCTGGAAATAAAGAAGCTTCGCCGCAGTCCGAAGAATGCGTGGTTCAAGAAGCTTGAAGGTTTCATGAAAGTAGAGGCAAAGGAAGACATAGTCATTGGAAAGGACGATCCTGTAATCCACCCCGTGCAGGCAATGCAGGTTTTGGACAAGGTTTTGGCGGAAGACGACATTGTCGTTACAGGCGTCGGCCAGCACCAGATGTTCGGAATGCATTATTTGAAGCGCTCGAAGCCGCGCACGTTCATTTCTTCGGGCGGCCTTGGCACAATGGGTTTCGGCCTGCCGGCGGCCATGGGCGCGAAGGTGGCAAAGCCTGATGTGAATGTTTTCAATCTTGACGGCGACGGAAGCTTCCAGATGACTGTGCAGGAACTTGCGACAATGAAACTGGAAGGCATAAATACCGTCAGCGTGATTTTGAACAATGGCACTCTCGGCATGGTGCACCAGTGGCTTGACCTGTTTTATGACAGCAGGCAGTCGCAGACGCATCTGAGGAAATGCCCGGACTTTGTCAAGCTTGCGGAAGCGTACGGCCTGAACGGCGTGCGCGTTGAAAGGCTTTCAGAGCTTGAGCCGGCTTTGCGGCAGGCTTTGAAAAACGATGAAGCCACGATAATCGACGTGGTTGTTTTCAATGCTCACTGCCTTCCGATGTTTCCGAGCGGCGGCAACCTCACGGACTTTTTCGGCGGAACCGTCAGCAAAAGCTTGGAGTGGTTTCCGGGCGTTGTGAAGGGAAAGGATTTGGGGGCGAAGGAATGA
- the ilvN gene encoding acetolactate synthase small subunit codes for MTLHIIGLLVEDRPGVFARISGLVFKRGFNIETICVGKSEKPGISRIILTINADDRTLEQVKKQLGKLIDVVKISDLPKSESVVRELLLVKVNTKDSKKRADIIAFAKSFRASVVDVSAKSLVIQLAGQPSKIGAFLELMRPFGIHEISRTGTNAMSRGPKSLSGEEAVKTGAKAKQGGAKAKK; via the coding sequence ATGACCTTGCATATAATAGGCTTGCTTGTCGAGGACAGGCCGGGCGTTTTTGCGCGCATTTCAGGCCTGGTTTTCAAGCGCGGCTTCAACATTGAAACGATTTGCGTGGGCAAGTCCGAGAAGCCCGGAATTTCGCGCATCATCCTGACGATCAACGCGGATGACAGGACTCTTGAACAGGTCAAGAAGCAGCTCGGCAAGCTCATCGATGTGGTCAAGATAAGCGATCTGCCGAAGTCCGAGTCGGTTGTGAGGGAGCTTTTGCTTGTCAAGGTCAACACAAAGGATTCGAAGAAGCGCGCCGACATAATCGCTTTTGCCAAGTCTTTCAGGGCGAGCGTGGTGGATGTTTCGGCTAAAAGCCTTGTCATCCAGCTTGCGGGCCAGCCCTCGAAAATCGGCGCATTCCTTGAGCTTATGCGGCCGTTTGGAATACATGAAATTTCGAGGACAGGCACGAATGCCATGAGCCGCGGCCCGAAATCACTGTCCGGCGAAGAGGCAGTGAAAACCGGCGCAAAGGCAAAGCAAGGCGGCGCCAAGGCCAAAAAGTGA
- a CDS encoding valine--tRNA ligase encodes MANADFHAIEKKWLDYWRNEGVYKFDQSSKKPVFSIDTPPPTVSGKMHLGHAFSYCQADMIARFKRMRGFEVFYPFGFDDNGLATERFVEKSRNIQAKNFSREEFIKICLDETRKAEEQLQKDFSSLGLSVDWSLVYRTIDNFARKQAQRSFLDIHAKGRLYQREAPAMWCPKCETSIAQAELEDMEKDSRFVHIRFDVEGGKSIVIATTRPELLPACVAFFVHPDDKRYASFVGRKVKIPFSDRTVLVHASDKAKQDVGTGAVYCCTFGDLTDVEWVMEFGLPIIEIIGKNGVLNDKAGRFAGKNVLDARKEVVEALEADGRVMKVEPLRHVANVHERCKTPVEILTSKQWFVKYLDLRETFIGRGKEVKWTPEHMRVRFDNWINGLKWDWNVSRQRFFGVPLPVWYCKKCKKPKLASPEDLPADPLQSKPKGKCSCGSSEFEPEKDVLDTWFTSSLTPQINCKWLEDEKLFKKLFPMSLRPQAHDIITLWAFNTVVKAHLHSNSLPWKQIMISGHALDPKGRKMSKSLGNVIAPQDMVSKYCADALRYWSASASLGEDVPFQEKEMVAGQKFLSKLLNAGKFVSGLTQGISLEDFRNEKKNLRPTDKWILSRLNTLKKSVTESMESFDFFRGLNPVRDFFWLEFADYYIEEVKYRAYDESNPSCKAAKLTLLSVYLDCLKMLSPFLPFVCEDIMQSQFSSHLKAKSIHLEEWPGFDATLVSDQAEFEGETCNSIVSALRKLKSSRSLAMNAELGKAEIFVSSPKAETAVKAVLEDVCGTMNVKSLAVSRAKPAEGAVKVSEEVFLSA; translated from the coding sequence ATGGCTAACGCTGACTTTCACGCGATTGAAAAGAAGTGGCTTGACTACTGGCGCAATGAAGGCGTTTACAAGTTTGACCAGAGTTCGAAAAAGCCTGTTTTCAGCATTGACACGCCTCCCCCGACTGTTTCCGGGAAAATGCATTTGGGCCACGCTTTTTCCTACTGCCAGGCGGACATGATTGCAAGGTTCAAGCGCATGCGCGGCTTTGAAGTGTTTTATCCTTTCGGATTTGACGACAACGGCCTTGCAACCGAGCGTTTCGTGGAAAAGAGCAGGAACATCCAGGCGAAAAATTTTTCGCGCGAAGAGTTCATCAAAATCTGCCTTGATGAAACCAGGAAAGCCGAGGAACAGCTTCAAAAGGATTTTTCCAGCCTCGGCTTGAGCGTCGACTGGTCGCTGGTCTACAGGACGATTGACAATTTCGCGCGAAAGCAGGCCCAGCGCAGTTTTTTGGACATCCATGCAAAGGGTAGGCTTTACCAGCGCGAGGCGCCTGCAATGTGGTGCCCGAAATGCGAAACATCGATTGCGCAGGCCGAGCTTGAAGACATGGAAAAGGACAGCAGATTCGTGCACATCCGCTTTGATGTCGAGGGCGGAAAAAGCATTGTCATTGCCACGACCAGGCCGGAGCTTCTGCCGGCATGCGTCGCATTTTTCGTGCACCCGGACGACAAGCGCTACGCGTCATTTGTTGGCAGGAAAGTGAAAATTCCTTTTTCGGACCGCACCGTCCTTGTGCACGCGAGCGACAAAGCAAAGCAGGATGTTGGAACCGGCGCGGTTTACTGCTGCACTTTCGGAGATTTGACTGACGTCGAATGGGTTATGGAATTCGGCCTCCCGATAATTGAAATCATCGGCAAGAACGGCGTTCTCAATGACAAAGCTGGAAGGTTTGCAGGCAAAAACGTTTTGGATGCGCGCAAGGAAGTTGTCGAGGCGCTTGAGGCGGATGGCAGGGTCATGAAAGTCGAGCCGTTGAGGCACGTTGCAAACGTGCATGAGCGGTGCAAGACGCCGGTCGAGATTCTCACTTCCAAGCAGTGGTTTGTCAAATACCTTGATTTGAGGGAAACTTTCATTGGCAGGGGAAAAGAAGTGAAGTGGACTCCCGAGCATATGCGCGTGCGCTTTGACAACTGGATTAACGGCTTGAAATGGGACTGGAATGTTTCACGGCAGCGCTTTTTTGGCGTGCCATTGCCGGTGTGGTATTGCAAAAAATGCAAAAAGCCAAAGCTCGCTTCCCCGGAAGATTTGCCGGCCGACCCATTGCAGTCCAAGCCTAAAGGAAAATGCTCTTGCGGCTCTTCCGAGTTCGAGCCGGAGAAAGACGTTTTGGACACCTGGTTTACATCGAGCCTGACGCCGCAGATCAACTGCAAGTGGCTTGAGGATGAAAAACTGTTCAAGAAATTGTTCCCGATGTCCTTGAGGCCGCAGGCGCACGACATCATAACCTTGTGGGCGTTCAACACGGTCGTGAAAGCGCATTTGCATTCGAACAGCCTGCCCTGGAAGCAGATAATGATTTCAGGCCATGCCCTCGATCCGAAGGGAAGGAAAATGTCCAAATCTTTGGGCAACGTCATTGCGCCGCAGGACATGGTTTCAAAATACTGTGCTGACGCATTGCGCTACTGGAGCGCTTCCGCCTCGCTTGGCGAGGACGTGCCGTTCCAGGAAAAGGAAATGGTTGCGGGCCAGAAGTTTTTGTCCAAGCTGTTGAATGCGGGAAAATTCGTTTCAGGTCTGACACAAGGGATTTCGCTTGAAGATTTCAGGAATGAAAAGAAAAACCTGCGCCCGACGGACAAGTGGATTTTGAGCAGGCTCAACACTCTCAAGAAGTCCGTGACCGAAAGCATGGAATCATTCGACTTTTTCCGCGGCCTGAATCCCGTGCGCGACTTTTTCTGGCTTGAATTCGCGGACTATTACATCGAAGAGGTCAAGTACCGCGCTTACGACGAAAGCAATCCTTCCTGCAAAGCGGCGAAGCTGACTCTTCTGTCAGTTTACCTTGACTGCCTGAAAATGCTCTCGCCCTTCCTCCCGTTCGTGTGCGAGGACATAATGCAGTCGCAGTTTTCATCGCACCTCAAAGCCAAAAGCATTCATCTCGAGGAATGGCCGGGTTTCGACGCAACGCTTGTTTCGGATCAGGCCGAATTCGAAGGCGAAACGTGCAACTCGATCGTGTCGGCCTTGCGCAAGCTCAAGTCCTCGCGCAGCCTTGCAATGAACGCCGAACTCGGAAAGGCTGAAATTTTCGTTTCCTCGCCGAAGGCGGAGACCGCAGTGAAAGCGGTTTTGGAGGATGTCTGCGGGACAATGAACGTGAAAAGCCTTGCCGTTTCCAGGGCAAAACCCGCGGAAGGCGCGGTTAAAGTTTCGGAGGAAGTTTTTTTGTCGGCCTGA
- a CDS encoding Kae1-associated serine/threonine protein kinase, with protein sequence MAVFENELLVARGAEAELFKSEYLSLPVLVKRRVPKSYRNPVLDSRIRSERTVAEARLLHNAKAFGVRVPAVLRIDKANAEIAMEFVPGKRVKDVLTKKNFKKICAEIGASIGKIHCAGIVHGDLTTSNILIHNDSLVFIDFGLASLSQKTEDRAVDLLVFKKTFEATHCNLLEGWQFIVKGYLKEFPHPECVKQIGKIEARARYL encoded by the coding sequence ATGGCCGTTTTTGAAAACGAATTGCTTGTCGCGCGCGGAGCCGAAGCGGAACTCTTCAAATCCGAATACCTTAGTTTGCCGGTGCTTGTGAAAAGGCGCGTCCCGAAATCCTACCGGAATCCAGTGCTTGATTCGCGCATCCGTTCCGAGCGGACTGTTGCGGAGGCAAGGCTTTTGCATAACGCAAAGGCATTCGGCGTCAGGGTTCCCGCGGTTTTGCGCATTGACAAGGCAAATGCGGAGATTGCAATGGAGTTCGTTCCCGGAAAGCGCGTGAAAGACGTTCTGACGAAAAAAAATTTCAAAAAGATTTGCGCGGAAATCGGCGCAAGCATCGGAAAGATTCATTGCGCCGGAATAGTGCACGGCGACCTGACAACAAGCAACATTCTGATACATAACGATTCTTTGGTTTTCATTGATTTTGGCCTGGCTTCGCTGTCGCAAAAAACCGAGGACAGGGCAGTGGACCTGCTTGTATTCAAAAAGACTTTTGAGGCAACGCACTGCAACCTGCTTGAAGGCTGGCAGTTCATTGTCAAAGGCTACCTGAAGGAGTTTCCGCATCCGGAATGCGTGAAGCAGATTGGCAAAATTGAGGCGCGGGCGCGGTATCTATAA
- a CDS encoding 30S ribosomal protein S15, which translates to MARLGNQAEDSEGERAFEQPQAMEEQSVEAQVRAESGIAEEKPKKAKKSKKDKVQKAWVKMSVKDIEEAIVGLANAGHSASQIGLMLRDEYGVPDVEAATEKTVSEILEAHKILPEIPDDLMSLIRRSVEIKAHLDRNRKDFTAKRGYQLTVAKIRRLLKYYTKAKRLPKDWHFTEEKAALLVK; encoded by the coding sequence ATGGCACGGCTTGGAAACCAGGCGGAAGATTCTGAAGGCGAAAGGGCATTTGAACAGCCGCAGGCAATGGAAGAGCAGTCCGTTGAGGCGCAGGTCAGGGCCGAATCCGGCATTGCCGAGGAAAAGCCAAAGAAGGCCAAAAAGTCGAAAAAGGACAAGGTCCAGAAGGCCTGGGTCAAGATGTCCGTCAAGGACATCGAGGAAGCAATTGTCGGCTTGGCGAACGCGGGTCATTCGGCTTCGCAGATCGGCTTAATGCTGCGCGACGAGTACGGCGTGCCGGATGTCGAGGCGGCAACCGAGAAGACTGTTTCGGAAATCCTCGAAGCGCACAAGATTTTGCCTGAGATTCCGGATGATTTGATGAGCCTCATCAGAAGGTCTGTTGAAATCAAGGCGCATTTGGACAGGAACAGGAAGGATTTCACTGCAAAGCGCGGTTACCAGCTGACTGTCGCAAAAATCAGGCGCCTGCTCAAATATTACACAAAGGCGAAGAGGCTGCCGAAAGACTGGCATTTCACCGAGGAAAAGGCGGCTTTGCTTGTGAAGTGA
- a CDS encoding DUF92 domain-containing protein: protein MTGLAEVLILFFVLAPVSFVAFRKRSLDFFGILAANALGIMVFVGGGLPLFLAFTVVFFAAEAVTRVSRLKRRGSFEARSMGNIFGNGLVATVAALSGSPLAFFGAVSAALADTFSSELGSLSSDSPVMITDFRRVPAGTDGGITFLGLLVACAGGLLVAAMHFFLFASLPLAFVVFLCGFFGSVFDSFLGAFFQGKGLLDNNSVNFFATVFGALLALAFGWFFAMF from the coding sequence ATGACCGGGCTTGCCGAAGTCTTGATCCTGTTTTTTGTCCTCGCGCCAGTCTCATTTGTTGCGTTCCGCAAGAGGTCGCTTGATTTTTTCGGCATACTGGCGGCGAATGCCCTCGGCATAATGGTTTTTGTCGGCGGCGGATTGCCGCTGTTTTTGGCGTTCACTGTTGTTTTTTTCGCCGCCGAGGCCGTCACGCGGGTTTCCAGGCTGAAGCGCAGGGGCAGTTTTGAGGCGCGTTCAATGGGAAACATTTTCGGAAACGGCCTGGTTGCGACTGTTGCGGCATTGTCCGGCAGTCCGCTCGCGTTTTTCGGCGCGGTTTCCGCGGCTTTGGCTGACACTTTTTCCTCGGAACTCGGCAGCCTTTCATCCGATTCGCCCGTGATGATAACGGATTTCAGGCGCGTTCCAGCCGGAACGGACGGCGGCATAACTTTTCTCGGCCTGCTTGTGGCGTGCGCGGGCGGCCTGCTTGTGGCAGCAATGCATTTTTTCCTTTTCGCCAGCCTTCCGTTGGCTTTTGTTGTTTTTTTGTGCGGCTTTTTCGGCAGTGTTTTCGACTCTTTTCTGGGCGCGTTTTTCCAGGGAAAGGGCCTGCTTGACAACAACAGCGTGAATTTTTTCGCCACGGTTTTCGGCGCACTTCTGGCGCTTGCATTCGGCTGGTTTTTCGCTATGTTCTGA
- the sppA gene encoding signal peptide peptidase SppA, translating into MREMKKIIIAMAAFVILIVAIALVAALAMPGAGQGVVPGLFKPDQVAVIPLKGEISFDRQVQGGLSADEIVARLDEAENDQETGAIVLDIDSGGGSVVASKQIVKKIRKMKKPVVAWISEIGASGAYYAAAAGSYVMADEDSITGSIGAVMFVPNVQRLLGNIGIDVNVVKAGAMKDIASPFKGMTEEERILLERLVQDSFQRFKGDIIKFRGDKLDTRKFNAIADGRILSGEQAKEIGLVDGFGTKEDAIKKASAMAGIQGEPRIKEYSKDFSLFELLSESGRSFGEGLRQSMEAPVPNGPGIRT; encoded by the coding sequence GTGCGGGAAATGAAAAAAATCATAATCGCAATGGCTGCTTTTGTCATCCTCATTGTCGCGATTGCGCTTGTTGCCGCGCTCGCAATGCCCGGAGCCGGGCAGGGCGTGGTGCCGGGGCTTTTCAAGCCGGACCAGGTTGCCGTCATTCCGCTGAAAGGCGAAATCTCGTTCGACCGGCAGGTGCAGGGCGGGCTGTCGGCCGACGAAATAGTTGCAAGGCTTGACGAGGCGGAAAACGACCAGGAAACCGGGGCAATCGTATTGGACATAGATTCGGGCGGCGGAAGCGTTGTAGCCTCAAAACAGATAGTGAAAAAAATAAGGAAAATGAAAAAGCCGGTCGTTGCCTGGATTTCCGAAATCGGCGCGAGCGGCGCATACTATGCGGCGGCCGCAGGCAGCTATGTAATGGCTGACGAGGACTCCATAACCGGAAGCATCGGCGCGGTAATGTTCGTGCCAAACGTGCAGAGGCTGCTTGGAAACATCGGAATCGACGTCAACGTTGTCAAGGCGGGCGCAATGAAGGACATCGCGAGCCCGTTCAAAGGCATGACCGAAGAAGAAAGAATTCTGCTTGAACGCCTTGTGCAGGACTCGTTCCAAAGGTTCAAAGGCGACATAATAAAGTTCCGCGGCGACAAGCTCGACACCAGGAAATTCAACGCAATCGCCGACGGCAGGATACTGTCAGGAGAACAGGCAAAAGAAATCGGCCTGGTCGACGGCTTCGGCACAAAAGAGGACGCCATAAAAAAGGCTTCCGCAATGGCCGGCATCCAGGGCGAACCAAGAATAAAGGAATATTCCAAGGACTTTTCACTGTTCGAACTGCTGTCGGAATCCGGCAGGAGCTTCGGCGAAGGGCTCAGGCAAAGCATGGAAGCCCCGGTCCCAAACGGCCCCGGAATCAGAACATAG
- a CDS encoding CDP-2,3-bis-(O-geranylgeranyl)-sn-glycerol synthase gives MLEVFFAVLLYAVPLYLSNACAMVFHGRTPIDLGAKFFDGKPWLGNGKTFKGAVMGVSIGFLSAIAISFFFFPRIAWFYPDYAFFGLVLSAGGVFGDVVKSFFKRRMGFEQGAQLFLVDQLDFVVGGLFFSWFLRVPSLAEIAVLLVLTVFMHKAANYFAFKMRIKRVPW, from the coding sequence ATGCTTGAAGTTTTTTTCGCAGTGCTTCTTTATGCTGTTCCGCTTTACCTGAGCAACGCCTGTGCCATGGTTTTCCACGGCAGGACGCCGATCGACCTTGGCGCAAAATTTTTTGACGGAAAGCCCTGGCTCGGCAACGGCAAAACTTTCAAGGGCGCGGTCATGGGCGTTTCAATCGGCTTTCTGTCTGCAATCGCAATTTCGTTTTTTTTCTTCCCGCGCATAGCGTGGTTTTATCCGGATTACGCGTTTTTCGGCCTGGTGCTTTCCGCGGGCGGGGTTTTCGGTGACGTTGTGAAGAGCTTTTTCAAGCGCCGCATGGGCTTCGAGCAGGGTGCCCAGCTTTTTCTCGTAGACCAGCTTGATTTTGTCGTGGGCGGGCTGTTCTTTTCGTGGTTTTTGCGCGTTCCTTCTTTGGCTGAGATCGCAGTGCTTCTGGTGCTCACTGTTTTCATGCACAAGGCCGCGAACTATTTTGCTTTCAAAATGAGGATAAAGCGGGTTCCATGGTGA
- a CDS encoding archaeosortase/exosortase family protein, translating into MVKRSVIVFAAKFFGFFALLYFLLLSFPPLFLQEWLTKAVSSILGLQSNGILIFVESGSFVMTESCTGLVSGIILASVVFSLRRPEMKKKLLLFFAGALLLFAVNFARLLLVVSAGVYWGIGAAEILHMISWLAMSIAIILVWFLLTKRFAGIRRFNELL; encoded by the coding sequence ATGGTGAAAAGAAGCGTAATTGTTTTTGCGGCGAAGTTTTTCGGCTTTTTCGCATTGCTTTATTTCCTGCTCCTGTCCTTTCCGCCGCTGTTCCTGCAGGAATGGCTTACGAAAGCGGTTTCCTCGATTCTCGGCCTTCAAAGCAACGGCATCCTGATTTTCGTGGAATCCGGATCGTTTGTCATGACCGAGAGCTGCACGGGCCTTGTTTCAGGCATAATCCTGGCGTCAGTGGTTTTTTCATTGCGCAGGCCGGAAATGAAAAAGAAGCTATTGCTTTTTTTTGCGGGGGCTTTGCTGCTGTTTGCGGTCAACTTTGCCAGGCTCCTGCTGGTTGTTTCGGCGGGAGTTTACTGGGGAATCGGGGCAGCCGAGATTTTGCACATGATTTCCTGGCTTGCGATGTCAATTGCCATAATCCTTGTCTGGTTTTTGCTGACAAAAAGGTTCGCGGGAATCAGGCGGTTCAACGAACTGCTGTGA
- a CDS encoding 50S ribosome-binding GTPase produces the protein MAFKIGFLATPQQLLDVAFRRASKHVSAMKKERHSLADAKGRSIQKLDVAADYLVDALEKAVESFPKLYGLDPFSSELAQSTIDVDRTRKALGQITAVRNLADRMRKQSISNIKKIKFSASAQKSVGRAETEFFGRVSSLVKDLEKSILTFNDSAKKLKEFPEIDVSLPVVLLAGFPNVGKSTLLAALTDSKPKIASYPFTTKGILVGSFEQRWQKVVVVDTPGLLERPEEKRNPVEKKAVSALKHLPDLVVFVADPTEQCGCPIGVQRQLFSELAAFGKKKLVAISKSDIAETGQVEAAKNAFADSGAQTIVCGFENYSDLKKAVVETLAGVKGFKPRAAS, from the coding sequence ATGGCTTTTAAAATCGGTTTTCTGGCAACGCCACAGCAGCTGCTTGATGTCGCGTTCCGCAGGGCGTCCAAGCACGTTTCGGCAATGAAAAAGGAAAGGCATTCGCTTGCCGACGCCAAGGGAAGGTCGATCCAGAAACTGGATGTCGCGGCCGACTATCTTGTGGATGCATTGGAAAAGGCTGTTGAAAGCTTTCCGAAGCTGTATGGACTGGACCCTTTCAGCAGCGAGCTTGCGCAGTCAACAATCGACGTGGACAGGACAAGGAAGGCGCTCGGCCAGATCACCGCAGTCAGGAATCTGGCTGACAGGATGCGCAAGCAGTCAATATCGAATATCAAGAAAATCAAGTTTTCCGCTTCCGCGCAAAAATCCGTTGGGCGCGCGGAAACCGAGTTTTTCGGCAGGGTTTCATCGCTTGTGAAGGACCTGGAAAAAAGCATCCTTACATTCAACGATTCCGCGAAAAAATTGAAGGAATTCCCCGAAATAGACGTTTCACTGCCGGTTGTCCTGCTTGCAGGCTTTCCGAATGTGGGGAAGAGCACCCTGCTTGCCGCGCTCACCGACTCCAAGCCCAAGATTGCATCGTACCCTTTCACGACCAAGGGCATTCTTGTGGGCTCGTTCGAACAGCGCTGGCAGAAAGTCGTGGTGGTCGACACGCCCGGCCTGCTTGAAAGGCCGGAAGAGAAAAGGAATCCGGTTGAAAAGAAGGCGGTTTCAGCCTTGAAGCATCTGCCGGACCTGGTCGTTTTTGTCGCCGACCCAACGGAACAGTGCGGCTGTCCGATCGGGGTGCAGAGGCAGCTTTTTTCGGAACTCGCGGCTTTCGGAAAGAAAAAGCTTGTCGCAATTTCCAAGTCGGACATCGCCGAAACAGGGCAGGTTGAAGCCGCGAAAAACGCTTTCGCCGATTCGGGCGCGCAAACGATTGTCTGCGGATTTGAAAATTATTCTGATTTGAAGAAGGCGGTTGTGGAAACGCTTGCGGGCGTGAAGGGATTCAAGCCAAGGGCCGCCAGCTAA
- a CDS encoding UPF0147 family protein, with protein sequence MAVKKSLSPELKKEVEDCLGLMEEILSDRSVPRNIRAVIEDAKAKASAFEDGGVNFSGAIYLLDDISNDINMPSHTRTEIWTLISLLEAVKEKVK encoded by the coding sequence ATGGCTGTCAAGAAGTCCCTTTCCCCCGAACTGAAAAAGGAAGTCGAGGACTGCCTTGGCCTGATGGAGGAAATCCTTTCTGACCGGAGCGTGCCCCGCAACATCAGGGCCGTGATCGAGGACGCCAAGGCAAAGGCTTCGGCCTTCGAGGACGGCGGCGTGAATTTTTCCGGCGCCATCTATCTCCTGGACGACATCAGCAATGACATCAACATGCCTTCCCATACCCGCACGGAAATCTGGACCCTCATTTCCCTGCTTGAAGCGGTGAAAGAGAAGGTCAAGTGA